Proteins from a genomic interval of Geodermatophilus obscurus DSM 43160:
- a CDS encoding helix-turn-helix transcriptional regulator, with the protein MESGTVQVTGGASAPARPSPSADDGRTRHRVAALLLEHGPQTATELAGRLGVSPTAVRRHLDALVSTGRVEERHAPGTPRGRGRPARLFHLTDAGRSHFPHAYDDLALTALRFVAAQGGPDAVRAVAEAQLAGLEQRCSAAVEAAPGAPVDRAQALAGALTAEGYAASASAISGGGQLCQHHCPVAHVAAEFPQLCEAETAVIGRLVGTHVQRLATIAHGDGVCTTHIPGPVRRASGGEHMRAGNRSGPASPVPDERTAHRLRAGGRPAPSTSSTPTNDRERTPA; encoded by the coding sequence GTGGAAAGCGGCACGGTGCAGGTGACGGGCGGGGCGAGCGCGCCGGCCCGGCCCTCGCCGTCCGCCGACGACGGGCGCACGCGGCACCGCGTGGCCGCCCTGCTGCTGGAGCACGGCCCGCAGACCGCGACCGAGCTCGCCGGGCGGCTGGGCGTCTCGCCGACCGCCGTCCGCCGGCACCTCGACGCGCTCGTCTCCACCGGCCGGGTCGAGGAGCGGCACGCTCCCGGCACCCCGCGGGGGCGGGGCCGCCCGGCCCGGCTGTTCCACCTGACCGACGCCGGCCGGTCGCACTTCCCGCACGCCTACGACGACCTGGCGCTGACCGCGCTGCGGTTCGTCGCGGCGCAGGGCGGGCCGGACGCCGTCCGCGCGGTGGCCGAGGCCCAGCTCGCCGGACTGGAGCAGCGCTGCTCGGCCGCGGTGGAGGCAGCACCGGGCGCCCCGGTCGACCGGGCCCAGGCCCTCGCCGGCGCGCTCACGGCCGAGGGCTACGCTGCCTCGGCCTCGGCGATCTCCGGTGGCGGTCAGCTGTGCCAGCACCACTGCCCGGTCGCGCACGTGGCGGCGGAGTTCCCGCAGCTGTGCGAGGCCGAGACGGCCGTGATCGGCCGGCTCGTCGGCACGCACGTGCAGCGGCTGGCCACGATCGCCCACGGCGACGGGGTGTGCACCACGCACATCCCGGGGCCGGTCCGCCGCGCGAGCGGCGGAGAGCACATGCGCGCGGGGAACAGATCGGGCCCCGCGAGCCCTGTACCGGACGAGCGCACGGCGCACCGGCTGCGAGCCGGCGGGCGCCCCGCACCGTCCACCAGCAGCACCCCCACGAACGACCGGGAGAGGACGCCCGCATGA
- a CDS encoding ATP-dependent Clp protease ATP-binding subunit, translated as MTSPFYPGPYGSPFDDFFARFTRGGQQPQRQRIDITQFLSQQARELVNAAAHQAVAGGSADLGTEHLLWAMTGDESTRQFLARSGTDPDRLRSSLEEQLVRGEPRDEPPSLTPAAKRALLDAHRVSRALGSTYIGPEHLLFALAVNPDSPGGRALREQGVTPEALQQAATGGPQPGAGGRSGGPGQAGPSNTPTLDEFGRDLTQLARDGRIDPVIGRELEIEQTVEVLSRRRKNNPVLIGEAGVGKTAIVEGIAAQIVEGDVPETLRGRRLVELDLTGLVAGTRYRGDFEERLKKVMDEIREHSDEVIVFIDELHTVVGAGASEGSGGAGNMLKPALARGELHIIGATTLDEYRRNIEKDAALERRFQPILVPEPGVEDTVQILCGLRDRYEAHHGVRFTDDAIRAAVELSDRYVTDRHLPDKAIDLIDQAGARVRRRVKTPPTDLRGLEQEVERLQREKDQAVAAEQYERASELRDQLAEAQARLEQARSGGGQPGVPEVGVEDIAEVVSRSTGIPVSQLTQEEVQRLLGLEDHLHQRVVGQDDAVRVVAEAVRRSRVGLGDPDRPIGSFLFLGPTGVGKTELARALAEALFGDEDRMIRLDMSEFQERHTVSRLVGSPPGYVGYEDAGQLTEAVRRRPYSVVLLDEIEKAHPDVFNTLLQVLDDGRLTDSQGRTVDFKNTVLIMTSNLGSELIQGRNTPLGFGAGNAAASDDGLRERLLRRLREQFRPEFLNRVDEIVVFQQLETEQLAQITRLLLDETRRRLAAQDIEVTVTDEAVTWIAEHGFEPQFGARPLRRAIQREVDNPLSRLLLDGRLGSGRRVTVGVRDGALDFSVDQPAEAAPAGV; from the coding sequence ATGACCAGCCCCTTCTACCCGGGCCCCTACGGGAGCCCCTTCGACGACTTCTTCGCCCGCTTCACCAGAGGGGGACAGCAGCCGCAGCGGCAGCGGATCGACATCACCCAGTTCCTCAGCCAGCAGGCGCGGGAACTGGTCAACGCCGCGGCGCACCAGGCGGTGGCCGGCGGCAGCGCCGACCTGGGCACCGAGCACCTGCTCTGGGCGATGACGGGCGACGAGAGCACCCGCCAGTTCCTGGCCCGCTCGGGCACCGACCCCGACCGGCTGCGCTCCTCCCTCGAGGAGCAGCTGGTGCGTGGCGAGCCCCGGGACGAGCCGCCGTCCCTCACCCCGGCCGCCAAGCGCGCCCTCCTCGACGCCCACCGCGTCTCCCGCGCCCTGGGCTCGACCTACATCGGGCCCGAGCACCTGCTGTTCGCCCTGGCCGTCAACCCCGACTCCCCGGGCGGGCGGGCGCTGCGCGAGCAGGGCGTCACCCCGGAGGCCCTCCAGCAGGCGGCCACCGGCGGTCCGCAGCCCGGCGCGGGTGGACGCTCCGGCGGCCCCGGCCAGGCCGGTCCGTCGAACACGCCGACCCTCGACGAGTTCGGCCGCGACCTGACCCAGCTGGCCCGCGACGGCCGGATCGACCCGGTGATCGGCCGTGAGCTGGAGATCGAGCAGACCGTCGAGGTGCTCTCCCGGCGGCGGAAGAACAACCCGGTGCTCATCGGCGAGGCCGGCGTCGGCAAGACCGCGATCGTCGAGGGCATCGCCGCGCAGATCGTCGAGGGCGACGTGCCGGAGACCCTCCGCGGCCGGCGGCTCGTCGAGCTCGACCTGACCGGCCTGGTGGCCGGGACCCGCTACCGCGGCGACTTCGAGGAGCGGCTCAAGAAGGTCATGGACGAGATCCGCGAGCACTCCGACGAGGTCATCGTCTTCATCGACGAGCTGCACACCGTCGTCGGGGCCGGCGCCTCCGAGGGCTCCGGCGGCGCGGGCAACATGCTCAAGCCGGCCCTGGCCCGCGGCGAGCTGCACATCATCGGCGCGACCACGCTCGACGAGTATCGCCGCAACATCGAGAAGGACGCGGCGCTGGAGCGCCGGTTCCAGCCGATCCTGGTGCCGGAGCCCGGCGTCGAGGACACCGTGCAAATCCTCTGCGGCCTGCGGGACCGGTACGAGGCCCACCACGGGGTGCGCTTCACCGACGACGCGATCCGGGCCGCGGTGGAGCTGTCCGACCGCTACGTGACCGACCGGCACCTGCCCGACAAGGCGATCGACCTCATCGACCAGGCCGGCGCTCGCGTGCGGCGGCGGGTGAAGACGCCGCCGACCGACCTGCGCGGCCTCGAGCAGGAGGTCGAGCGGCTGCAGCGGGAGAAGGACCAGGCCGTCGCCGCCGAGCAGTACGAGCGGGCCTCCGAGCTGCGCGACCAGCTGGCCGAGGCGCAGGCGCGCCTGGAGCAGGCGCGGTCGGGCGGCGGGCAGCCCGGCGTCCCGGAGGTCGGCGTCGAGGACATCGCCGAGGTGGTCTCGCGCAGCACCGGCATCCCGGTCAGCCAGCTCACGCAGGAGGAGGTGCAGCGGCTGCTCGGGCTCGAGGACCACCTGCACCAGCGGGTCGTCGGCCAGGACGACGCCGTCCGCGTGGTCGCCGAGGCGGTGCGCCGCTCGCGGGTCGGCCTGGGCGACCCCGACCGGCCGATCGGCAGCTTCCTGTTCCTCGGGCCCACCGGCGTCGGCAAGACCGAGCTGGCGCGGGCGCTGGCCGAGGCGCTGTTCGGCGACGAGGACCGGATGATCCGGCTGGACATGAGCGAGTTCCAGGAGCGGCACACCGTCAGCCGCCTCGTGGGCTCCCCGCCCGGGTACGTCGGGTACGAGGACGCCGGCCAGCTCACCGAGGCGGTGCGCCGGCGGCCCTACTCGGTGGTGCTGCTGGACGAGATCGAGAAGGCGCACCCCGACGTCTTCAACACCCTGCTGCAGGTGCTCGACGACGGCCGGCTCACCGACTCGCAGGGCCGCACGGTCGACTTCAAGAACACCGTGCTGATCATGACCAGCAACCTGGGCTCGGAGCTGATCCAGGGCCGCAACACCCCGCTCGGGTTCGGCGCCGGGAACGCGGCGGCCTCGGACGACGGGCTGCGCGAGCGGTTGCTGCGGCGGCTGCGCGAGCAGTTCCGCCCGGAGTTCCTCAACCGCGTCGACGAGATCGTGGTGTTCCAGCAACTGGAGACCGAGCAGCTGGCGCAGATCACCCGGCTGCTGCTCGACGAGACGCGCCGGCGGCTGGCGGCCCAGGACATCGAGGTGACCGTCACCGACGAGGCGGTCACCTGGATCGCCGAGCATGGTTTCGAGCCGCAGTTCGGCGCCCGGCCGCTGCGCCGGGCCATCCAGCGGGAGGTCGACAACCCGCTGTCGCGGCTGCTGCTCGACGGCCGGCTGGGGTCGGGCCGGAGGGTCACGGTCGGGGTGCGGGACGGCGCCCTCGACTTCTCCGTCGACCAGCCCGCGGAGGCCGCTCCGGCAGGCGTCTGA